A window of the Accipiter gentilis unplaced genomic scaffold, bAccGen1.1, whole genome shotgun sequence genome harbors these coding sequences:
- the LOC126037315 gene encoding trichohyalin-like — protein MEHRLTAGVRNVDALLSVVGKGGKLGNRRQPLAEGGPGLLDLPLGVKIPVHAGSKPVFCRTKLGEKLHQPSGYFNLGDPYCRLLSTDYNSLHDPHLRAYHKRKDNLQRLKREGYVTSDGRVVCTLKEFNEYRQYLTTLKLEAEKTFMREEKKLQQDLAQSEDASKLPGGTDVSHPQEWLPQEQRQSLPGGERKRRQRHLTVTKKPMERLEALEKEQRLLQQAKCQQQQQLGKRRQPGMQSSSEKSALKGRPSAACAGEEAPNSIQPTVLQATLAEDQELKEVGETVVQEVLERVKVLDQSIRVLRKAPHEVRGRVFASARRPKPLDTSADRRDKIRLVPQEIVANVLESFGEHLVPSTSEAAEPGPAGRQKLSELVAGRTSRAGKSGEERWREAELASSDRASSQSSIDKRTKEAVESVSSTLSSFVASQFEQDFRLSREIAKESIQNTISRVQQLDAELIGYAKTIVLEILETVRKKLEEERKSKQKSEKLQPREVLPSLSLPAIVTPSEEAGQLKEESSLSN, from the exons ATGGAGCACCGTCTCACTGCTGGCGTCCGAAACGTGGACGCACTGCTGAGcgtagtggggaaggggggaaag CTCGGGAACAGGAGACAGCCACTGGCAGAAGGAggtcctgggctgctggaccTCCCCCTTGGGGTCAAGATCCCTGTGCACGCGGGCTCcaagcctgtcttctgcaggacaaagctgggggaaaag CTTCACCAGCCCTCTGGCTATTTCAATCTGGGAGATCCATACTGCCGCCTGCTGAGCACCGACTACAACAGCCTGCATGACCCGCATCTGCGGGCCTACCACAAACGCAAGGACAACCTGCAGAGGCTGAAAAGAGAGGGTTACGTCACCAGTGACGGCAGA GTGGTTTGCACTCTGAAGGAGTTCAATGAGTACAGGCAATATCTGACCACGctcaagctggaggcagagaaaacattcatgCGAGAGGAG aaaaagcttcagcaagaCCTGGCCCAATCAGAGGATGCCTCCAAACTGCCGGGAGGGACTGACGTTTCTCACCCGCAAGAGTGGCTGCCGCAGGAGCAAAGACAGAGtttgccaggtggagagaggaagaggaggcagag gcatctgactgtgaccaagaagccgatggaaagactggaggctcttgaaaaagagcaacgcctcctccagcaggccaagtgccagcagcagcagcagctgggaaagaggaggcagccaggcatgCAGAGCAGCTCCGAAAAGTCCGCTCTCAAAGGAAGGCCG TCTGCAGCGTGTGCCGGAGAAGAAGCGCCTAACAGCATACAGCCTACGGTGCTGCAGGCTACGCTGGCAGAAGACCAGGAGCTTAAAGAGGTGGGTGAGACCGTggtccaggaggtgctggagcgggtgAAGGTGCTGGATCAGTCCATCCGCGTCTTAAGGAAGGCTCCCCATGAGGTCCGTGGAAGGGTgtttgccagtgccagaaggCCAAAGCCTTTGGACACTTCTGCGGATCGCCGGGACAAGATCAGACTGGTGCCTCAAGAGATTGTGGCGAACGTGTTGGAGAGCTTTGGGGAGCACTTGGTGCCCAGCACGTCTGAGGCAGCCGAGcctgggccagcaggcaggcagaagctgtcagAGCTTGTTGCGGGAAGAACCAGCCGAGCAGGCAaatctggagaagagagatggagggaggcagaACTAGCATCTTCCGACAGAGCATCTTCACAGTCTTCTATCGACAAAAGGACGAAAGAGGCTGTTGAAAGTGttagctccaccttgtcatccttTGTAGCTTCTCAGTTTGAACAGGACTTCCGCT TGAGTCGTGAGATTGCCAAGGAGAGCATCCAAAACACCATCTCCAGAgttcagcagctggatgctgaattGATCGGGTATGCCAAAACCATTGTCCTTGAAATTCTGGAAACGGTGAGgaagaagttagaggaagaaaggaagtccaAGCAAAAATCGGAGAAGCTTCAACCAAGGGAAGTCTTGCCATCTCTCAGCCTCCCTGCAATAGTCACGCCTTCGGAGGAAGCGGGACAACTCAAAGAGGAGAGCTCAC ttagtaactaa